A segment of the Granulicella aggregans genome:
CGAGCTTCCGTTCGTCATCTGCACCCCCGTCCCGCTGACGTACCAGATGCCGTTCCCGTAGTACTGCGCGTCGTTGAACTGGAGGTCCTGCGCTGCGGTGTGGACCCAGTTGCGATCGGTGAAGAACAGGATGTTGACCAGCGACCCTCCGGAACTGGCCGTGGGGGCGTTCAGGTCGACGTTGCCGTCGCCGTCGAAGATGATCTGCCCATAAGGGATACTTCCGCTCCCTTTGGTGAAGTAAAGCGTCACCCCCGAGCCGGAGAGGTTCGAGGCGGTCGCGTGTAGCCCGCCGGTGATCACATAAAGCCCGGGATTGAAGTAGACGTTCGTTCCGGTAAAGGTCATGCCCGGTTTGCTGGCGCTGCCGCAGTACGTTCCAGGGCTGATGCTGTTGTAGCCGCTGGTCGTGACGCTGAAGGTGGTGTGATTGCACGAACCCAGCGTGGGCTGGGCGAGACTCGCGAGCGGGTCAGCCGCGGTCGCTGCGTTGTACGTCGGCGTGGGATAGTAGGAGCCCAGCAGAGACGACTGCCCCAATGCGCCCGTGGCGTTGATGGCGTACTCGTCCAGCGACTCCGAAGAGGTCAGATAGAGGTTGTTCTTGATGTAAACGGGACAGCGAGAAAACATGCCCTGGCTTGGGATACCTTTGCTGTTCGTCAGGTTCAGCGTGTAGCTGTTCGAGATTCCGGCGGTGTTCGTCAGATAGCCGCAGGGCGGCATCATGGCGGCGGCACTGACGCTGACCGTTGCCTTGCCCCCATTCAGCGCGCCCATAAAGATCGTATTGACGGTTTGGGTGATCGTCACGTATTGCACGTCGTAGCGGGCGGGAAAATCGCCCGTCGTGGGCGGACTGGTCACCGTGATGGTGACGTTGTTGGAGCCATTGGTGAACCCGTTAGCGGCCGCGTTGGCCATCGCCTGCGCGGCCTGCTTACCGGAACAGCGCTCCCACTCCAGCTCCGCGCCCAGGGCGGCGGAGTCGGCAGCACTCTGCATCTGCAGCTTCTTCAACTCGAGCAGGCCCACGTCGATCGACAGGCCGCAGAACAGGAGGATGACCGGCAGCATAACGGCGAATAACGGTAACAAGACTTAGATCCCCTCTCGACTGACTGCAAGGCGTAAGCCCGGGGCCGTCCATCCAGCAGCTTCTCCGTGGCCCCGAGAAGATCATCGGCAGTTGACCAGGGCTACATGATTCGGCCTCGGGATGTCGCTCAAAGAGTCAATGCGAGCGCCCGAAAGGGGACCGGCGGCGGCCCGAAGCAAGAGCTGGTCGATTTTCACCTGGCATCGCCAGCCCTCTTTGGCGTTCACGAGAAATTCTCGAAAAACCCCGCCAATCAAGGCGATTATTGATATTCTGGAAGTGATATGACAACGAAAAAAGAACTCCTTAGCCGCCCCATCGTTCACCTTGACATCAAGCAGCACAACGTCGTCTCGCTGGTCGACGCGATGGCCGATATGGCCTTCAGCTCCCGCGACGTACACCGTGCTTCCTCTATCTACGACATGATGCTTCGCGACACAGAATGCGGCGTCATCCTCTGTATCGCGGGCTCCATGGTGTCGGCGGGCATGAAGCAGATCTTCATCGACCTGATCCGCAACAACATGGTGGACGCGATCGTCTCGACCGGCGCGAACATCGTCGACCAGGACTTCTTCGAAGCGCTCGGCTTCAAGCACTACATCGCCGAAGACCAGTACAAGTACGGCAACGAAGACGCCACCCTGCGCGAACTCGCCATCGACCGCATCTACGACACCTTCATCGATGAAGACGAACTCCGCATCTGCGACGACACCATCGAGCAGATCACCAACTCGCTTGAGACGCGCCCCTACAGTTCGCGCGAGTTCCTCCGCGAGATGGGCGCATGGCTCGAGAAGAAGGGGCACACTCTGGCCGCCGGCGGCGTCGACTCCATCGTTCACGCAGCCTACGAGAAGAACGTGCCCATCTTCATCCCCGCGTTCTCGGACTGCTCGGCCGGCTTCGGCCTCGTCGCTCACCAGCACGCCCGCCAGGGCCAGCCGGTGGTCTCGATCGACTCTGCCAAGGACTTCTACGAGCTGACCAAGCTGAAGATTGAGAATCCCTCCACCGGTCTGCTCATGGTCTGCGGCGGTGTTCCCAAGAACTTCGCCCAGGACATCGTCGTCGCCGCCGAGATCCTCGGCTCCGACGCCCCGATGCACAAGTACGCGATCCAGATCACCGTCGCCGACTCCCGCGACGGCGCTCTGTCGGGTTCCACCCTCAAGGAAGCCAGCAGCTGGGGCAAGGTCGACCTCACTTACGAGCAGATGGTCTACTCCGAGGCCACCCTCGCGCTTCCTCTGATCACCGGCTACGCGTACCACAAACAGGCGCACGCAGCCCGCACCGGCAAGAACTGGGCCGCCATCCTGGACAAGGTCGCTGAACCCGTAACCGCGTAGGCTATCGCCGGACAGACAGGAAAAATGGAGCCAGCTAGACAGCTGGCTCCATTTTTTTTGTTCGCGTGATGACTTTCTCTCACCAAATTTGTATAGTCAGGTTACTAAAGCGTCTCCCGACGTTCTAAATTACCCGCTCGGGCAGTATTAATGAGGGATGGTGATTTCGATACCGGCACCCACCGCAGTTGTACTTCTGATACTGCTCCTGATCATCGGTATCCTTGTTGGCGTGATCGTCCAGACGCGACGCAAGTCGTCTGAACTGCGCGTCCAGCTTGATGCTGCGCGTCAGCGGCAACAGGAAGACGAGCGCGAACTGACCCAGCGTTCCGCGCTTGACACGCTCAAAGACGAGTTCGTCTCGACCGTCTCCCATGAACTGCGCACCCCACTGACCAGTATCCGGGGAGCTCTCGGACTGTTGTCGTCTGGTGTCTTTGGTAACCTGGACGTCAAATCGCAAAATCTTCTTCGCATCGCGCTCACCAACACCGATCGCCTGATCCGGCTGATAAATGACCTGCTCGACCTTGAACGGATGGACTCCGGCGCAGCAGTCTTACAGATGCGCCGCTGTTCCCTGCCGGAGCTGGTCAACCAGGCGATGGAGACGATGTCCGCGCTCGCCGACGCCGGTCAGGTCAAGCTGCTCGTGGCTCCCGGCGCGAAGGTCCTGATGCCGAACGTCTTCTTCGACGCGGACCCCGACCGCATCCTTCAGGTGCTGACCAACCTCTTCTCCAACGCGATCAAGTTCGCTCCCGCTTTCTCCAGTGTCACCCTGGAGGTAGAAACTCCTCCTGATGAACTGGTCTTCCGCGTGGTCGACCAGGGCCGGGGCATCCCCGAGGACCAACTCGAATCCATCTTCGAACGCTTCAAGCAGGTCGACCATCCCGACGCCCGCGCGATCGGTGGCACCGGACTCGGCCTCGCCATCTGCCGCAGCATCATTCAACAACACGGGGGAAGCATCTGGGCACAACGGAATGTCGTGAAGGGCGCGTCCATCTGCATCCGCCTCCCACGCCACCAGAGGACCTACGATGCATCGCTCGTCGGCGGCTACACGCCGGCGGCGAAAGAGGCCTCGGCAGTCCCGGTCACCCCACGTCCGGAGTCCACGCTCGACACACCCATCCTGATCTGCGACGACAACAAAGCCAAGCGCACGAAGATCGTCACCCAACTCCGCGCACGCGGCCACTGCGTGCTGGAGGCAGGGTCGTCCGAGGAAGCCATCGAGATCGCCAAGAACCGGCCCGCGCAAAGTCCTGTCCGGGCCATCCTGCTCGATCTGCAGATGTCCGACATGAAGCGCTGGGAGATCCTGAAGCTGCTGACGAGGAATGGAACGACCGCCAACATCCCGGTCGTCTGCCTCAGCATGGGAGTTGAAACGGATGATGCCACCCCATCGCGGCCTGGCCCCTCGGCTTCTCCGCTATCGGAAGACTATCTCTTCGCCGAACTCAGCAACGCGTTACTCTCAGATCGCGGCCCAGGCCGTGTCCTCCTCGTCGAAGACGACTTGGATCTGGCAAACGTAGTCCTGGGCGGCTTCGCAAAGACGAACGTGCTGGTCGAACACGCTGCGACGCTCTACCGCGCCAAGGTGCTGTGCCGCGAACGCAGGCCCGACCTCCTGATCCTCGACCTGACCTTGCCCGACGGCGACGGCTTTTCGCTGGTGGAATGGCTTCGCAGCCTTCCCGAACTCGCCTCACTCCCTTTGATCGTCTACTCGGGCCGCGAGCTTGAGGAGGGCGATCAGTCCAAGCTCCGCCTGGGACCGACGAAGTTCCTCACCAAGGCAAGAGTACAGTCGCGAGATCTCGAGCAGCTCGTTCTCACCATGGTCCCGCAGGGTCGTGGCACGAACAAATCCGATCCGGATCGCGAAGGCCAGCAACGATCCGCGGGACTTCCTATCACTTGAACCCGCACGCTAAGCTCACAAACCGTCATCCGGAGATGGATCGCAACCACGCCGGAGGCGAAACCCGGTAACGTCGGCGAGCCGACTGACATGAGATGCTAGTGACTGTGCGACACATTCTGATCATTGACGATGAAGACGATATACGCGAAGTAGCTTCTCTCTCGCTGGAGGCAGTCGCCGGGTGGAAGGTCTCGACAGCGAACTCAGCCTCACAGGGTATCGCCGTAGCTCCGGGGCTTCAACCGGACGCCATCCTGATGGATGTGATGATGCCCGGCATGGACGGCCCTACCGCCTTTCGCGCCATGCAGGCGGTTGCCAGCATAGCCCACATTCCCGTCATTCTCCTGACCGCAAAGGTTCAGGCCCAGGATCAGAGGCGCTTCGCCGATCTCGGTGTCGCCGCCGTCTTATTCAAGCCCTTCGACCCGCTTCAGCTCGCCACGCAAATATCCAAAGCTCTCGGATGGCCCGACTAGGACATTCAGGCATACTGGAGAGCATGAGACGGACAGATGGCGGATAGTGGGGCGTCAAGTCAACTTCCTGAGAAGACGCGGGCCCTGCTGCAGAGTCTCTGGGAGCGCAACCTCCCCATCATCCATGCGCGTCTGAACCTGCTGGACGAAGCAGCCAATGCTGAGCCGCTTCCCGATAAGCTCCGCATCGACGCCATGAATGTGGCCCACAAGCTTGCCGGCTCGCTGGGCATGTTTGGCTTTGCCGACGGCACGCGCCTGGCTCGCCAGCTTGAACTCGCTCTCGATGTCCCTGCACCGGACTCAGCCTACGTCGCTCTGCTCAGCCGCCAGCTCCGGGAAGAACTCTTCCCCTCGTCCTCACCCACAGCTCCCTGAAGATCGGCATCAAACGAATCTCCGCCACCTTTGGCCTCCCTGACTCCAGGGCGGTATAGTTCAAGTGCATCGTCGTACACCCCATAAGGATCGAGACTTATCATGCCGACATCGAACGAATCCGCCCAGCCGGGCCAGCTTCCTCTCGCCTCCCAGCTCGTCAACGTTCCCCGGCTGGTGACCGCGTTCTATGCGCTGCATCCGGATGCCTCGAACCCCGCCGAGCGCGTCAGCTTCGGCACCTCCGGCCATCGCGGAAGCTCCTTCAAGACGGCGTTCAACGAAGATCACATCGCGGCGATCACGCAGGCGATCTGCGACTATCGCAACGGCGGAATCAAAGAGACGGGGGAGACTGAACAATCGGTCACCGGCCCGCTCTTCCTCGCGCAGGACACCCACGCGCTCTCCGAGCCAGCCTTCGCCGCTGCGCTTGAGGTACTCGCAGGCAACGGCATCGAGACCATGGTGGACGACCAGCTCGCCTACACGCCCACGCCCGCTCTCTCGCACGCCATTCTGACCTACAACCGCGGCCGCCGGTTCAATCTGGCGGACGGCGTCGTCATTACGCCGTCGCACA
Coding sequences within it:
- a CDS encoding 1,9-bis(guanidino)-5-aza-nonane synthase yields the protein MTTKKELLSRPIVHLDIKQHNVVSLVDAMADMAFSSRDVHRASSIYDMMLRDTECGVILCIAGSMVSAGMKQIFIDLIRNNMVDAIVSTGANIVDQDFFEALGFKHYIAEDQYKYGNEDATLRELAIDRIYDTFIDEDELRICDDTIEQITNSLETRPYSSREFLREMGAWLEKKGHTLAAGGVDSIVHAAYEKNVPIFIPAFSDCSAGFGLVAHQHARQGQPVVSIDSAKDFYELTKLKIENPSTGLLMVCGGVPKNFAQDIVVAAEILGSDAPMHKYAIQITVADSRDGALSGSTLKEASSWGKVDLTYEQMVYSEATLALPLITGYAYHKQAHAARTGKNWAAILDKVAEPVTA
- a CDS encoding ATP-binding protein, with the protein product MVISIPAPTAVVLLILLLIIGILVGVIVQTRRKSSELRVQLDAARQRQQEDERELTQRSALDTLKDEFVSTVSHELRTPLTSIRGALGLLSSGVFGNLDVKSQNLLRIALTNTDRLIRLINDLLDLERMDSGAAVLQMRRCSLPELVNQAMETMSALADAGQVKLLVAPGAKVLMPNVFFDADPDRILQVLTNLFSNAIKFAPAFSSVTLEVETPPDELVFRVVDQGRGIPEDQLESIFERFKQVDHPDARAIGGTGLGLAICRSIIQQHGGSIWAQRNVVKGASICIRLPRHQRTYDASLVGGYTPAAKEASAVPVTPRPESTLDTPILICDDNKAKRTKIVTQLRARGHCVLEAGSSEEAIEIAKNRPAQSPVRAILLDLQMSDMKRWEILKLLTRNGTTANIPVVCLSMGVETDDATPSRPGPSASPLSEDYLFAELSNALLSDRGPGRVLLVEDDLDLANVVLGGFAKTNVLVEHAATLYRAKVLCRERRPDLLILDLTLPDGDGFSLVEWLRSLPELASLPLIVYSGRELEEGDQSKLRLGPTKFLTKARVQSRDLEQLVLTMVPQGRGTNKSDPDREGQQRSAGLPIT
- a CDS encoding Hpt domain-containing protein, yielding MADSGASSQLPEKTRALLQSLWERNLPIIHARLNLLDEAANAEPLPDKLRIDAMNVAHKLAGSLGMFGFADGTRLARQLELALDVPAPDSAYVALLSRQLREELFPSSSPTAP
- a CDS encoding response regulator; protein product: MRHILIIDDEDDIREVASLSLEAVAGWKVSTANSASQGIAVAPGLQPDAILMDVMMPGMDGPTAFRAMQAVASIAHIPVILLTAKVQAQDQRRFADLGVAAVLFKPFDPLQLATQISKALGWPD
- a CDS encoding Tad domain-containing protein, whose protein sequence is MLPLFAVMLPVILLFCGLSIDVGLLELKKLQMQSAADSAALGAELEWERCSGKQAAQAMANAAANGFTNGSNNVTITVTSPPTTGDFPARYDVQYVTITQTVNTIFMGALNGGKATVSVSAAAMMPPCGYLTNTAGISNSYTLNLTNSKGIPSQGMFSRCPVYIKNNLYLTSSESLDEYAINATGALGQSSLLGSYYPTPTYNAATAADPLASLAQPTLGSCNHTTFSVTTSGYNSISPGTYCGSASKPGMTFTGTNVYFNPGLYVITGGLHATASNLSGSGVTLYFTKGSGSIPYGQIIFDGDGNVDLNAPTASSGGSLVNILFFTDRNWVHTAAQDLQFNDAQYYGNGIWYVSGTGVQMTNGSSTWSPGYIGVVTDSIYLDSSTLNLFSDFSTISTGNPFRTQAVLVQ